A genomic region of Glycine max cultivar Williams 82 chromosome 15, Glycine_max_v4.0, whole genome shotgun sequence contains the following coding sequences:
- the LOC100775537 gene encoding glutaredoxin-C9, which translates to MQVMKSATQVEATPPPPSSISLGLNKMRSYEMVHHLVSCNAVVVFSMSDCCMSTVAKRLLFSLGVGPTVVELDEQADGPGIRSVLYQLAGSHQPVPAVFIGGKFLGGVQTLMASHINGTLVPLLKEAGALWL; encoded by the coding sequence ATGCAAGTGATGAAATCTGCCACTCAAGTGGAAGCAACACCGCCACCACCGTCGTCAATTTCTCTAGGGCTTAACAAGATGAGATCCTATGAGATGGTGCACCACCTAGTGTCGTGCAACGCCGTTGTGGTGTTCAGCATGAGCGACTGCTGCATGTCCACCGTCGCCAAGCGCCTCCTCTTCAGCCTCGGCGTCGGCCCAACCGTGGTGGAGCTTGACGAGCAGGCCGATGGCCCCGGCATCCGGTCCGTTCTCTACCAGCTCGCCGGGTCCCACCAGCCTGTCCCCGCCGTCTTCATCGGCGGCAAGTTTCTCGGTGGGGTGCAAACCCTCATGGCCAGCCACATTAACGGCACCCTGGTTCCTCTCCTCAAAGAAGCTGGGGCACTCTGGCTTTGA